ATTATCTAAACCTCTGATCACAGCTACAATATGAGCCATTCCAAAACGACCTTCTATTTGCTCAACCGTTTGGATAACAGTTAAAATATAGTCTTTCCCGTCAAAGGTTTCTCTTTCATATTTACAGTTATCGCAAAGACCTGAACTGCGACAGGTGGAATCATCATACTCCTCACCGAAATAGTGTAGGAGTTGCTTTCTACGACAAACCGCCGATTCTGCATAGGATGACATCTCGTCCAAAAGGATTTTCGCGTTCTCGCGCTCTGTTACTGGCTTGTCCTTATTAAATTTTTCTAGCTTCAGTATGTCGTCATACTTGTAGAACATTACGCAAAGGCCTTCGAGACCATCGCGCCCTGCTCTACCCGTTTCTTGATAGTAGCCCTCAAGTGACTTTGGCACATCGTAGTGGATTACAAACCTTACGTCGGGTTTGTCAATACCCATTCCGAAAGCGATTGTTGCTACGATAACGTCTACTTCCTCATTCAGAAAATCGTCCTGATTTTTCATCCGAACGGATGGTTCAAAACCAGCATGATATGGAGCCGCTTTAATACCGTTGACTTGTAGAAAACTAGCAATTTCTTCTACACGCTTTCGGCTTAGACAATAAATTATCCCTGACTTCCCTTTATTGTCGCGAATAAACTTAACCAGCTGCGTTTTAATATTCTTTTTGGGCCTTACCTCATAATAAAGGTTGGCTCGGTTAAAGGAAGATTTAAAAAGATCGGCTTCCTCCATATTCAAATTCCGCTGAATATCGAGCTGAACTTTCGGTGTAGCTGTCGCGGTAAGGGCAATGATCGGCACTTCGCCTATTTGATCAATAATCGACTTGATTCGTCGATATTCTGGCCTAAAATCGTGTCCCCATTCAGAAATACAGTGTGCCTCGTCGATCGCCGCGAAGGAGATATTGGCCTGTCTTAAAAATTCGACATTCTCCTCTTTAGTCAAAGACTCTGGTGCCACATATAAAAGCTTAATATCACCTTCAAGTGTGGCTTTTTTAATTTTATTCACCTCCGATTTGGAGATTGTAGAATTCAAAAAACGAGCATTAACACCAAAAGCCTTTAGCTGATCTACCTGATTTTTCATTAAAGCAATCAAAGGAGAAATCACAATTGCGGTTCCTTCCTGCATGATGGCAGGTATCTGATAACATAAGGACTTGCCAGCGCCCGTAGGCATTATAACAAAGGTGTTACGCTGGTTAAGGATGTTTAGGATGATTTTTTCTTGGTTACCTCTGAACTTGTCGTAACCGAAGACTCTTTTGAGTGTCGATCGGATTTCTTCTACACTTATCATATTAATTTGTGTAATCTAAAAAGGAATTGTCCCATTCCTTATCTTTGTTCGCATACCGAATGCGTGACTAAATTGAAGTTACAGAAAAATATCCAAACAATAGCCAAAAACACGCTTCTGCTAGAAGCGGAAGCAGTCAAAGCCGTTGCCAACTATATTGACGAAGGTTTTGAAGAAATTGTGCTTCAGATCTTAAACATGAAAGGTCGGCTGATTATCACTGGAATTGGTAAGAGTGCCATTGTGGCGAATAAAATTGTTGCCACATTGAATTCAACCGGAACACCTTCAATATTCATGCATGCCGCAGATGCAATTCACGGTGATTTAGGAATGATACAATCGGATGATTTCGTTTTATGCATTTCTAAAAGCGGCAATACAGAAGAAATAAAAGTTTTATTACCCCTCATTAAACGATTGGGTGCGAAAGTGATCGGAATGGTAAGCAATGAGGATTGCTATGTGGCCAAACATGCTGATTTTACAATTAAAGCGATAGTGAGCGCCGAAGCTGACCCCAATAATTTAGCTCCAACAACGAGCACTACGGTGCAAATGGCGGTAGGAGATGCCTTAGCAATTTGTTTGTTGGAATCTAGAGGTTTCACCTCTCAGGACTTTGCCAAATATCATCCTGGCGGAGCGCTTGGTAAACAACTCTACTTAAAGGTTGATGACATCTACCCTAAAAATGAATTACCAATTATTCATGAAATGGAGCTGGTCAAGGCTAGTATTTTAATCATTTCGAAAAAGAGATTAGGGGCAGCAGCGATAGTTAATGAACAACAAGAACTCGTTGGGATTTTCACGGACGGTGACTTAAGACGAATGCTTGAAAAGCATGATGATTTTTCTAGCCTAACCATTGGAGAGGTAATGACGTCTAACCCTAAGACAATAGAAAAAGGGGAATACGCAATTCGTGCTTTAAATGAAATGCGTGAATTCGATATCAATCAATTAATAGTAGTAGAAGGAAAGAGAGTAGTTGGTTTTCTCCACATTAGTGATCTTATAAACGAAGGAATAGTCTGATATGGCACAGAATTATGTAGTAATCATGGCAGGAGGAATTGGTAGTAGGTTCTGGCCTTATAGCAGGGCTGAAAAACCAAAGCAATTCTTAGATGTACTTGGAACGGGAAGATCTCTTTTGCAAATGACTTTTGACCGTTTTTTAAACGTATCGCAAAGTGAGAATATTTATGTGGTTACCAACAAGCGTTACTACGACCTAGTAAAATCCCAACTCCCAGAATTGTCTGATGATCAAATTCTTTTAGAGCCGATTGGCAGGAACACTTCTGCTGCTGTAGCCTACCCTGCGTTTAAAATTAAGCAGAAAGATCCTGATGGAGTTATGATCGTTGCGCCATCTGATCATGTTGTTTTCAAGGAAAATATTTTCGAAGACAACCTCAAAACGGCTATAAAGTCGGCTAAAGGATCGGAAAAATTGATAACCTTGGGCATAGTACCTACTAGACCAGAAACTGGCTATGGTTATATCCAATATCACTCTAGTCCTTTGAAAAAGGTTAAGAAAGTAAAAACCTTTACCGAGAAACCTGAACTTGAGCTAGCCAAAAAATTCGTGGATAGTGGGGATTTTGTTTGGAACGCGGGAATCTTCATTTGGTCAATTGATGCCATCACTAAAGCTTTTCATAAGCACTTAAAAGATATGGCTGTGATTTTCGAAGAAGGCGAAGAGGTCTACTTCACAGAAAAAGAGCAAGCCTTTATAGATAATGCTTATTCTCAATGCAAAAGTATTTCTATTGACTACGGTATTATGGAAAAGGCATCAGATGTCTATATGGTCAAAGGTAAGTTTGATTGGTCCGATTTAGG
This is a stretch of genomic DNA from Roseivirga misakiensis. It encodes these proteins:
- the recQ gene encoding DNA helicase RecQ; this translates as MISVEEIRSTLKRVFGYDKFRGNQEKIILNILNQRNTFVIMPTGAGKSLCYQIPAIMQEGTAIVISPLIALMKNQVDQLKAFGVNARFLNSTISKSEVNKIKKATLEGDIKLLYVAPESLTKEENVEFLRQANISFAAIDEAHCISEWGHDFRPEYRRIKSIIDQIGEVPIIALTATATPKVQLDIQRNLNMEEADLFKSSFNRANLYYEVRPKKNIKTQLVKFIRDNKGKSGIIYCLSRKRVEEIASFLQVNGIKAAPYHAGFEPSVRMKNQDDFLNEEVDVIVATIAFGMGIDKPDVRFVIHYDVPKSLEGYYQETGRAGRDGLEGLCVMFYKYDDILKLEKFNKDKPVTERENAKILLDEMSSYAESAVCRRKQLLHYFGEEYDDSTCRSSGLCDNCKYERETFDGKDYILTVIQTVEQIEGRFGMAHIVAVIRGLDNQYIKSYGHDKLEVYGKGKDQDDHFWKSMVRQTLLNEFLKKDIENIGLLKLADKGKEFLKKPFSVDMMKDLDFSDVDTTESDSNEAPPTMQAKNAFDKVLFELLKGERKRIAREKDLPPYVIVQDPSLQEMATTYPTTEEALANINGIGMGKVQKFGASFLKIINEYVEENDIGIDEVVVIKTAGSKSKNKIYIIQQIDRKIDLEEVAEQKSWSMSELIDEMEIICFAGTKLKLDYYLEQILDEERQDDIMDYFMNADSDDIDDALDEFEDEDISEEDLRLMRIKFISEYAN
- a CDS encoding KpsF/GutQ family sugar-phosphate isomerase; amino-acid sequence: MKLQKNIQTIAKNTLLLEAEAVKAVANYIDEGFEEIVLQILNMKGRLIITGIGKSAIVANKIVATLNSTGTPSIFMHAADAIHGDLGMIQSDDFVLCISKSGNTEEIKVLLPLIKRLGAKVIGMVSNEDCYVAKHADFTIKAIVSAEADPNNLAPTTSTTVQMAVGDALAICLLESRGFTSQDFAKYHPGGALGKQLYLKVDDIYPKNELPIIHEMELVKASILIISKKRLGAAAIVNEQQELVGIFTDGDLRRMLEKHDDFSSLTIGEVMTSNPKTIEKGEYAIRALNEMREFDINQLIVVEGKRVVGFLHISDLINEGIV
- a CDS encoding mannose-1-phosphate guanylyltransferase encodes the protein MAQNYVVIMAGGIGSRFWPYSRAEKPKQFLDVLGTGRSLLQMTFDRFLNVSQSENIYVVTNKRYYDLVKSQLPELSDDQILLEPIGRNTSAAVAYPAFKIKQKDPDGVMIVAPSDHVVFKENIFEDNLKTAIKSAKGSEKLITLGIVPTRPETGYGYIQYHSSPLKKVKKVKTFTEKPELELAKKFVDSGDFVWNAGIFIWSIDAITKAFHKHLKDMAVIFEEGEEVYFTEKEQAFIDNAYSQCKSISIDYGIMEKASDVYMVKGKFDWSDLGSWDSLHEIKEKDDNQNFIDGNALLYDTKNSYIKGPNDTLIVAQGLDGYLVTQSDNVILICKKDAEKKFRDFLNDAKSKGEEFT